The nucleotide window GTACCATGTGATCATTCATTATTCATTGATGAGAAGAGCTTaattttttactattttcaTAATTATCTATTAAGTTAACTTGTTGGATATTTTATCAATCATGGTTGGTGTTTGCTTCGTATAAATTTGATAGCTTTACAATCGCTCTTTCTTTAGCTGTCTTgagttatttcttcttcttttttttttttgaagagctATAATAGTCCACTATACGGTCATTTCTAATTTAGCAATATTAAAAAGCATTTGTAGAAATTTTTGCTAAtattttgagttttaattttatGTGTACATTCTCTGTTTACATGTACaagttttttatttctttcaggAACCTCTAGGTGGTGCGCACACTGATCCATCTTGGACTTCCCAACAGATAAAGCTTATGGTCACAAAAGCCATGGAGGTATATGTTGTGTTTATCATTTGTGCCCATAAACTAAACTATTCATCAAGACTTGAGATATTCTGCAAAAGCATTGAGATACCATTTTATGTTATTCAGGAGCTTGGAGTTATGGATATAGATGGGTTGCTAAGCCAACGACATCTGAAATTCCGGGCACTTGGGGATTTGTGGAAGGTGAGCCGGTGGATCCAGATGAAGAAACACggcaggaagaagaaggaagctgGCCTTGCTCAAATCACAGCTGAATATAGAGACAGAAATTGCAAAATCTCAAGAAGACAACAAGAGAAGCCAAGGGCAGTCTCTAGCTCCCATCATCTCGATGAGGCCTATAGAGAAACTGATGCAAGAAGTACGACAAGGAAATGACAAATGCCTTTATTGCAATGGGCCTGCAAGAGAAAGCTGGAAGCTCTGAAGAATGGAGCTGTCCGAATCTCCTGACACCCCTGATCAGACACTTAGTCCTTCATTGAAGGAAAAGGTAGACAGGCTGATGCAAGaatttaagcataatttatcctACCCTGGATCCTATATTGGCATTAAAGCAGAAGCTTGAGATGTTATCAGAGGCTAGCAGGATTGAAGGAGCAGAGGATGAAGGGGAGAGAAGCTGAAGAAAGAGATCAATGAGAAACTCCAGAGACAGGCAAAGGGAAAGATGGAGATTCTTAGAAAGGCATGGGAGAaggcaagcaaagggagagaaattggatgaaatcagatcgaggaggtagAAAAGGCCAAGGAAGAGCTGAAGGAGATGCTAAAGTCAGTGAACCTGGAGGTGGTGGGACCAGGGTAAGAAGATAGTGCCCACCGCCCCCACCGGGCCTAGAGGAGATATTAACAAAGGCAGATGATGTgataaagaaagaaatagagGCAGTGATCAGTAAAGCAGGGTTAAGAGGGAAGGTAGATGAATTAAAGGCAGAGATAGCGAGTGGTGCAAGTAAAGAAAAGGTGGAAAATTTGCTGAAGGAGATAAGAGAAGGAATCGCTGCTGTAATGGATACAATGGAtctgaagaagaaggttgaaagtACTGTGGAATCACCAGTACAGGAAACAGTTGGTGCTAGTAGCTCTTAAGGGATGAGGTATTAAATTCATGCTAGACTTGATGTTGTTTATGGATATCTGTGGAAGTCATTCCCGCAATAGTTTGAGGATTTTTTTTCCGTCCTTGATTTTTCTCTATGATGGTGAACTTATTTGAGATTGATTTACGAATTATGTTGGGCATCTGTCTCTCAGGTTTTTTAACGCtggaaaatgtactgaaatgttTGATGCAGAGGAACAAATAAGtttgataaataaaaatttcGATATGTGTTAGTAGATTTAGTCTAGCAGTCTTAGTTTCTTGCAGAGGAACAATTAGTTTCCTTGAGCCCAAGTTGCTTGCTGTTAATCGATGAGCTTGTTAAGCACACATATCGATCAATCTGTTAATACTAGTTGGAAGAAGCATAAACTTCTTGGTAAAAAAACAAGAAACTATCTTCTGGTGTTATCAGGAGTCAGATTGATCTTCTCATTTGGAATACATATTTtccccatttgatttttttttcccctcatcCTTCTCTTCAGCATTGCCGTTGATGCTCTGAGAGTTTCTTCAATCCTGGAGGAAAGATGTCACCAAGCTATTAACAAGTATTCCGCGAGGATAATGCTTGTCCAGCAGAGTGCAGCAGCCATCTCAAACATTGTAATGGAAGACCATCTAAGAGCAATCTCCTGCTTGTGCCAACGGAAAATGTTAGGTCGTTCGAAAACAACCTACTTGGCTAGTTTCTATTTTCTAAATACCTGGGCATGCAATATTTTCATCTCCTTCATATGTTTAAAGATTTATTTCGTCAGGTCTTGACCGGCGACGCAACGACGAGAAGATCGTCAATTATTTACACATTTCGATCATTGTAGAGCAGTGAAGATCAAGATTCCACACCCTCTTGATGGATTTTTTGAAGGCATGATATAGTCAAATGGCTAAGTGTTCTCTCATTAacaaggaaaaatgtttgaCGGATGTTCTAGCTCATAACCCCTTCATTAAACCTCTATCgtattataaatctccttttttttattcacATCTTTAGCATGCCCTGGTTCCCCTTTCTTAAGCTTTGTATACGTATGTCCAACCAAGACACATCACATCCCATTTTTGATCCTATTATTTTTCTGTGTAACCACCTAATTAGCccagcatttttttttgaaggagaAAAATATAGTGCTAATTACATGGGTTCAACCTAATTAGCACTATTTACTGCATGATTATCATGATAAGCCAAGAAAAACTCAGCCTAAGACTCGTCTGAAGAAAATGATGAACGATTCAACTATTCATTTATGTCACATGCATTATAGATGAGAATGATATGGTCAATTGTTATTAGCCTGttttataatttttctaagCTTGCCCTAGCAAAGGTGGATCTATTAGACTATTACAGAGTTCGCATGCTCCTCATAGAAGTTTCTTCGCATACGTAAATGATAGACATGTCCTTTGCATTCTATCACCTATATAATGACATCGCATCTATCCATAAATAATGCACCAAAATATTCATATAAAATTAATGAATAATGTAAATCTTGTTCATTTACTGTAGACTTTTTTCCGAGATAATTACATCTGCTATATGTAATGCACATGTATCTACGTTTCTTTTTGAagcttgctaaaaaaaaaaatctggtatCATAATCTAATAGCTCTTGTGAAAAAGCCCCGAACCCTTTTAGCTGCATGACACGCGCCTCCTTAAGAAATCATAATTTTTGACAGCGATAAAAAAAAGTCAGAAATTGTCATATCCCAAGTTCATTACATTCTTTAATTGATTCGAAAAATTAACATAATTTTGTTCTATATCCATCTAGGTCAGATTGAATTAGatttactatttattttattaagctATTGAATATTTTAAGTCCGACTAAGTCAAGACTAATCACACATGACTACCTGAGctacaaacatatatatattgacCATTCAATTATTTCTCAATTGAGTTGATGAGTCTCCTCTCTTgctcttaaaaaatatatatatataatatattttttataaaattttaattagaaaaataattatatcaaTTTACGATGTGTTAATTTACTAGTGGGACAGGTCGACCATGAGAAGAACAATAAtacttttttagattttttgcatgaatacttttttaagaatttaaatttgcacaaatttttttaaaaaatttatatttatctcTATATCCTCATAATATACTGTTTTTGTACAAATGTTCATAATATAACgttcttctaacaccgttaataaaaaatatatttattttaattaaaaataaaataaatttttgaaattatttttttgttctccatcacgatcgtcttatacatatttctttttgcacatttactcattaaagatattttagtcattttaatttgaaactattaattttttaaaggtGTTAGATGCCATgcgtacatatgcaaaaataagaaaaaaaataaaatagtaaaataagtgtttgacaatatatatatatatatatatatatatatatatatatatatatatatatattattttttaaaaaaagtattcagacaatatttgatttttttttttttttttgtgaaggcAGGCTGATGACTACTAATTTAAAATTGAGATAAAAAAAACGAAGTGACCATTTTAAGACATCGTGCTGTAACTTCTTGGATTACATTTCAGCAAGCAGATTGTCTTATATCATGATAATACTAAGATGGTTGTAAACCAGCAGCATGCCTTTTACATCCAGCCACTGAAGGAGGATTATTCATAGCTGAATAATCTTTACATTGTGAGCTAAAAGAATATAGATACATCACCAGGACATTTAAAGTTGTTGGACGGATCATCTATTTACAAGCACATCACACGCACACTGAAATCTGGACCGAAACTTCATCTAGAACTCCACATAACACCAACAGCAAGCACGGATGAGGAAACAAACAGCACCTAGACGATGCTTCCGCTGATCCCCTAACCTTCTATTGTGATCAAATTTAGGCACTGAAGCACCCAAGTACCTTCTTTGGATAAAGTCCTTTGGCGTGATATTTTGCAGCTGTCTCCTCTGCCTTTAAGATCTCCTCTCCCCGCTTGGCCTCAACAATTGCTCTCTTCTCTGCTGCTGCCTTGTGGATCATGGCGATTTTGTTCTTCATTTTTTCGGCATATTCCGCCTTCTTCATCTCAAGTGCTTCCTGTTCATACAGTTGTAACTCACAGCTTGCTTTCGAGTGGCAAACACAAGCATGATGAAAGGTGAACTGATTGATGATGATTACGGGAATTGACTGAATCAGCAGTTTAACTACATGCAAGTTTCTGTTTATTCCACAAGCACTTCATGACATTTTGTGTTCAGTTTTTCGGGCCCCACTTTGTTGTAAAATTATagatggagagaaggaagaacttatCAGTTGAGGCGTGATTTCACTGTCCTTAAGAATAGATCGCGCCCCTCGGAGAATGGATCTCGGTGTAGCAGGTAATGGCGGCCTATCCTCCAGGATACAACAACTGGATCACTCCAAGCGTACACCCGCAGATGCAGTGATACTATCGAACAGCCCAGAACCGCTCAGGAAGATAGAACAGAGAAGTCCTCTTCGGGAACACAGAAAACAGAAGACTCTCGGGAAcgcagaaaaaaaaacagagagagaggaagataaGTTTTTTTTATCTTAATCCTCGGATCTGATAGGGTTTAAAAAGAGAGGCGTTTTGAAAAGATACGGGCGTTTTTAAAAGACGCGACGTTTTATCAAgagataaaacaaaacaaaagacgCGACGTTATCAAacaaaataattcaaaaaataaaacggCAAAAAGAAACCTGGCTCAAGCCCACACCCGCGGGGGGGGTCCCCCCTGCGCGTGATAATCGCAACGCGCCCCGGTTAAACGTTTCCGGATCGGATTCGCCAATTTTGGCTTGGACCTCCATTGGGCTCATGCGCGCGTGggctactttctttctttgcttcaccaagttaaaaggttgaatactatataaagatcttttgagttttgttcctttccaatgtgggactaaagaaagtacactagacaaaaagacaaaagacaaagaagggcagactcggaattttgaaatattccaaCACACTTCCCTTCCGGGGCCCATGAAGTATTTGGGTTCGAAGATGATCTTATCAAACTTAAACCGAAAACTTTCAGAAATTTTGGAGCCAATGAAGTTATTGCATTCGAAGTATTATTTTTATCAACCTTAAACTGTGTTGAGCCATTAATTTCAGAAATTTTTACTGGTATCTTGTTTGACTATCATTCTTGTTGACTTTAAGTTTCTAAGGAGCCTGACTTTGCTGTTTCAGTAATTTCTAAGACCAGTAATGGATATAATGGTGGTAGAAACAATGAGCTATTCAAACAGCCTTGCATGTATGAAGGAAGACTACGCTTACCTCAATTTTTCTCAACTCAGCTTCCACTGCTGCCTTCTTTGTGTTCTCCCATGAAGCAATAGATGACATCTTCTTCTGAGATCTGTTTGGGATTATCAAGTCCTTAGATGGAAAAGCATATAAAACTCCTATTATATAGAAAAATCATTAAGGTTTTGTATCTTTAATTATTTACTATCAAATTCTTTGTATGGTACAGTGTTTCAGTCTCAATCTTCATGGACGAAATATCGAACACTTAATGAAACCTTTGGTAGAGTACAGAGTCTGCCGACATAAGTTTTGGTGTTTGGTTACTTACATAAGGCCAGTCTATATATTCGAACTAAAATTGCCGAAGAAATTTCACTTGGATCATATTTGGTAAAGGCTCAGGACAAAGCCAACATACAAGCCCCCCCAAATTTTGGAAACACAAAAAACACCATAGTCATTATGGGCATTATTTAGTGTAAAGTAAAATCTTGGTTTATTATAGACATAAAACAAAAGGGCATAAGAAATGCACATCCGGCGATAACATGGAATCGAGATTTAGGCTGGGATAGGAATTATTTATATCAAGATGCAACATGTGACAATAAAATCTTAGGAAGTTGTTGGAAATGGTGGAAGAAATAGACTATAAGAAATGTGGAAGAGGAATGAAGAGAATAAATGAAATATGGGCAAGGCATGCTAATTCAAGTACTTGCCTTAAAGATGGTAATTTCCCCTGCACTTTAGATGCAGGTGGGCTACTAGAAGTCTGTTCCAGGATGCAATGCCCAATTAATAAGCCTACTTGGTCTCTGCGCTACCCAACCGGCTTATGGAACTAAATAACCCAACCCAGAAaattatgaaagaaaaagaactgcTCAGTAAGAGTGTTCAAGAGTTTCATAAGTACAAAGAGAGGGTGTATATAAAAGATATCTGCATGTATCCACTCGCATACAATACAACTCTGTATAAAAATTAAAGAGCTGTATACAGGTGACTGTTAATTGCCGAACAGTCACCAAATAAAGACAAACAACTATTCAGCCGATAGTCATCTTAATAATAGAAAGCTGATTTTCtattaaaaaagaataaaaatttaaTAGCCATTGGAACAGCCAAGGATAAGAAGACATCTGTTGGCACCAATGCCTTGTTCCAACATTTAAAAAACATTTGAACTTTTGTCCACCAACAGTCCAACAGTCAAAAGTCAAAAACACCAACAGTTAAAAATTGAAAggctatttttaattaaaaaaaatactctGATAGAATTGGCAGGCAATTACAAAGAAATATAGGAGTCACATGATACAATTTATTATGGGTTTTGGTTTGAGGGGGAAGCTTAAAAATTGCACTTGGGAAGCAGAAGTTTGAATAGAAAGATATAAgtgacaaaagcaaatacatcCATGTGTGCATACACatagatatacatatacatacatatatatagacatacaTATACTATTCTTGAGCACTCGCATGTGTTCTTAATCTTAGCATGGATATTGAAGCAGGTGATCCATGGATGATGCACC belongs to Phoenix dactylifera cultivar Barhee BC4 unplaced genomic scaffold, palm_55x_up_171113_PBpolish2nd_filt_p 001972F, whole genome shotgun sequence and includes:
- the LOC103719427 gene encoding remorin — translated: MGEEEAKKMEASAEAEKGLPEEKVVAQPPPEEKPDESKALAVVEKVADSPPPEKSAAGSADRDAVLARVATEKRISLIKAWEESEKTKAENKSQKKMSSIASWENTKKAAVEAELRKIEEALEMKKAEYAEKMKNKIAMIHKAAAEKRAIVEAKRGEEILKAEETAAKYHAKGLYPKKVLGCFSA